In Streptomyces sp. NBC_00483, a single window of DNA contains:
- a CDS encoding sugar kinase: MDILAAGEPLLEFNTSTDAPGPVGAGTSFTVGHGGDTSNFCVAARRSGADTGYITRIGDDDFGASFLRLWEREGIATEHVVREPGGRTGIYFIARTPTESSFTYYRARSPASRLAPADIPAGAIARARLLHLSGITQAISTSACDAAFHAMRLARDNGTLVSYDPNIRPALWPAERARAVAWRSVELCDIALPNLDEGRLLTGLHDPDEVLAEFVRRGPSVVVLKMGDRGALLAHDGAVTRIAPHPVDPVDTTGAGDTFDGAFAARLLAGATPPEAAQYAAVAAALTTTGPGAVTPIPRREDVDAARRSQGADRPPPSASTPVR; this comes from the coding sequence GTGGACATCCTCGCGGCCGGTGAGCCGCTGCTCGAGTTCAACACGTCCACGGACGCGCCGGGCCCTGTCGGCGCGGGCACCTCCTTCACCGTCGGGCACGGCGGTGACACCTCCAACTTCTGTGTGGCCGCCCGCCGTTCCGGCGCCGACACCGGGTACATCACGCGCATCGGCGACGACGACTTCGGCGCCTCCTTCCTCCGGCTGTGGGAGCGGGAGGGCATCGCGACCGAGCACGTCGTCCGCGAACCGGGCGGGCGGACCGGGATCTACTTCATCGCCCGCACCCCGACCGAGAGTTCCTTCACGTACTACCGGGCGCGGTCCCCCGCCAGCCGCCTCGCGCCCGCCGACATCCCGGCCGGGGCGATCGCGCGGGCCCGCCTCCTGCACCTGAGCGGCATCACCCAGGCGATCTCCACGTCCGCCTGCGACGCGGCCTTCCACGCGATGCGACTGGCCCGGGACAACGGCACCCTGGTCAGCTACGACCCCAACATCCGGCCCGCCCTGTGGCCCGCCGAACGGGCCCGCGCGGTGGCCTGGCGCAGCGTCGAGCTGTGCGACATCGCGCTGCCGAACCTCGACGAGGGGCGGCTGCTCACCGGGCTGCACGATCCGGACGAGGTCCTCGCGGAGTTCGTACGCCGCGGGCCTTCCGTCGTGGTCCTGAAGATGGGTGACCGGGGAGCGCTCCTCGCGCACGACGGGGCGGTCACCCGCATCGCGCCGCACCCGGTCGACCCAGTGGACACCACCGGCGCCGGTGACACCTTCGACGGCGCGTTCGCGGCACGCCTCCTGGCCGGGGCCACGCCACCGGAGGCCGCCCAGTACGCGGCGGTCGCGGCGGCGCTGACCACGACCGGGCCGGGCGCCGTCACGCCGATCCCGCGCCGCGAGGACGTCGACGCCGCACGCCGGAGCCAGGGCGCCGACCGGCCACCACCGTCAGCAAGCACACCGGTCCGATGA
- a CDS encoding 2,4'-dihydroxyacetophenone dioxygenase family protein: MSQSRGPVIPVSSVVPPEIAVAALPEDERVWVPQAPNVWFRPLMFNTVTGQWCNLLKVTAAGIVSRHRHPGVVFGYVIKGKWHYYEHEWVAEAGHFVYEPPGEIHTLAVPEDCAEMITFFNITGAMAYVDEDGVQIGYEDTFTKIEMCREHYDKVGLGAEYVDQFIR; this comes from the coding sequence ATGTCACAGAGTCGAGGCCCGGTCATTCCCGTCTCCTCCGTCGTCCCGCCGGAGATCGCCGTCGCGGCCCTGCCCGAGGACGAACGGGTGTGGGTGCCGCAGGCGCCGAACGTGTGGTTCCGGCCGCTGATGTTCAACACGGTGACCGGGCAGTGGTGCAACCTGCTGAAGGTGACCGCCGCCGGCATCGTGTCCCGGCACCGGCACCCCGGAGTCGTCTTCGGCTATGTCATCAAGGGCAAGTGGCACTACTACGAGCACGAGTGGGTCGCCGAGGCGGGCCACTTCGTCTACGAGCCGCCCGGCGAGATCCACACGCTCGCCGTGCCCGAGGACTGCGCCGAGATGATCACGTTCTTCAACATCACCGGCGCGATGGCGTACGTCGACGAGGACGGTGTCCAGATCGGCTACGAGGACACCTTCACGAAGATCGAGATGTGCCGGGAGCACTACGACAAGGTCGGGCTCGGAGCCGAGTACGTGGACCAGTTCATCCGCTGA
- a CDS encoding LysR family transcriptional regulator: MDLTSVHHYRIDWIASFVAVARHGSFSAAAKTLYRSQPRVSSHIAALERLVGRRLVDRSVQPATLTPEGRGLLPHAEEILRRLDLMAESTEGAVCGTVRLGCYPSAAAYLYPRAVRALRAAYPRVRLVLHEGPSLELGEQLVDGGVDLAVRPLHPLVSSDRVANRVLWREPLVAVFRADHPLAGAHEVALAQTVTQPVISIGESDDGHSRQYETNLAFANLGLQPVIRERTNQPQTLISLVRHGLGVGVTNALAMTTADTEGVALVPVRDAGCERAVATWWRTGEESPAVAAVRECLDRLPGPTWPWDAPAGPAPSASRIAAFATEH; this comes from the coding sequence ATGGACCTCACAAGCGTGCACCACTACCGCATCGACTGGATCGCCAGCTTCGTGGCGGTCGCCCGGCACGGCAGCTTCTCCGCCGCCGCCAAGACGCTCTACCGCTCCCAGCCGCGGGTGAGCAGCCACATCGCCGCGCTGGAGCGGCTCGTGGGGCGGCGGCTCGTGGACCGTTCCGTTCAGCCCGCGACGCTCACCCCGGAGGGGCGGGGTCTGCTTCCGCACGCCGAGGAGATCCTGCGGCGGCTCGACCTGATGGCGGAGAGCACCGAGGGGGCGGTGTGCGGGACGGTCCGGCTCGGCTGCTATCCGAGCGCCGCCGCCTACCTGTACCCGCGGGCGGTGCGGGCCCTGCGCGCCGCGTATCCGCGGGTGCGGCTCGTCCTGCACGAGGGGCCGAGCCTGGAGCTGGGCGAGCAACTCGTCGACGGGGGCGTCGATCTGGCCGTCAGACCGCTGCATCCGCTGGTCAGCTCCGACCGGGTGGCCAACCGGGTGCTGTGGCGCGAGCCGCTCGTCGCGGTCTTCCGCGCCGACCACCCGCTGGCCGGCGCGCACGAGGTGGCGCTCGCGCAGACGGTGACCCAGCCGGTGATCAGCATCGGGGAGAGCGACGACGGGCACAGCCGCCAGTACGAGACCAATCTCGCCTTCGCCAACCTCGGCCTGCAACCGGTGATCCGCGAACGCACCAACCAGCCGCAGACGTTGATCTCTCTGGTCCGGCACGGGCTCGGCGTCGGTGTCACCAACGCGCTCGCCATGACCACCGCCGACACCGAGGGCGTGGCCCTCGTGCCGGTCCGCGACGCCGGCTGCGAGCGGGCCGTCGCCACGTGGTGGCGGACAGGCGAGGAGTCGCCCGCGGTCGCGGCGGTACGGGAGTGTCTCGACCGGCTGCCGGGGCCCACCTGGCCGTGGGACGCGCCGGCCGGGCCCGCGCCATCCGCTAGTCGAATAGCCGCATTCGCGACCGAACACTGA
- a CDS encoding carbohydrate ABC transporter permease → MTAVDVKTPPATPVAPARRPRRLTPGRIVLVAVLTIAAIYFLVPVYWLIVATTKNNDSLYGSFGFWFDNPQLLHNLGNVFAYDRHIYLQWALNSLLYAGVGAVLATLFSAAAGFALAKYQFRGREAVFKFVLAGVLLPSTALALPLYLLFSKLHLTDTYWAVLIPSIVSPFGVYLCRIYAEASIPDSLLEAARVDGAGEERIFATLVLRIMTPALVTVFLFQFVHIWNNYFLPLVMLSDDRKYPITLGLVTWQQAADRVPELTQYTIGGAFVSVIPLAFAMLVLQRFWRTGLTEGSVKE, encoded by the coding sequence GTGACCGCTGTCGACGTCAAGACTCCCCCCGCCACACCCGTGGCACCGGCGCGCAGGCCACGGCGCCTCACGCCGGGCCGGATCGTGCTGGTCGCGGTCCTCACGATCGCCGCGATCTACTTCCTCGTCCCCGTGTATTGGCTGATCGTCGCCACGACGAAGAACAACGACAGCCTCTACGGCTCCTTCGGCTTCTGGTTCGACAACCCGCAGCTGCTGCACAACCTGGGCAACGTCTTCGCGTACGACCGCCACATCTATCTCCAGTGGGCGCTGAACTCCCTGCTGTACGCGGGGGTGGGCGCGGTGCTCGCGACGCTGTTCTCCGCGGCGGCCGGCTTCGCCCTCGCGAAGTACCAATTCCGGGGCCGCGAGGCGGTGTTCAAGTTCGTCCTGGCGGGCGTGCTGCTCCCGTCGACGGCCCTGGCGCTCCCCCTGTACCTGCTCTTCAGCAAGCTGCACCTGACGGACACGTACTGGGCCGTCCTGATCCCCAGCATCGTCTCGCCCTTCGGCGTCTACCTCTGCCGGATCTACGCGGAGGCGTCCATCCCCGACTCGCTCCTGGAGGCGGCGCGGGTGGACGGCGCGGGCGAGGAGCGGATCTTCGCGACGCTGGTGCTTCGCATCATGACGCCGGCGCTCGTCACGGTCTTCCTCTTCCAGTTCGTGCACATCTGGAACAACTACTTCCTGCCGTTGGTGATGCTCTCCGACGACCGGAAGTACCCGATCACGCTCGGCCTCGTCACCTGGCAGCAGGCCGCCGACCGGGTCCCGGAGCTGACGCAGTACACCATCGGCGGTGCCTTCGTCTCCGTCATCCCGCTGGCCTTCGCGATGCTCGTCCTCCAGCGCTTCTGGCGGACGGGTCTGACCGAGGGAAGCGTCAAGGAGTGA
- the dgoD gene encoding galactonate dehydratase: MKINRVETFAVPPRWLMCRIETDDGLVGWGEPVVEGRADTVRAAVHELADQFLVGADPLRVEDHWQLMTKGSFYRGGPVLSSAVAGLDQALWDIAGQAYDAPVHQLLGGPVRERVRAYCWVGGDEPAELRDQIAEQAAAGFTAVKMNGSGRTDRLPTVADLEAMATRASVAREVLGSDGDFAVDFHGRFTVAGAVRAAAALEPYGPMFVEEPVLPEYTHRIGRVVESTTTPVATGERLYSRTEVLPALQSGVAVVQPDLSHAGGISESRRIASLAETFDALVAPHCPLGPIALAASLQLAFSTPNFLIQEQSIGIHYNNGSELLDYVADPEVFRFHEGHFARPTLPGLGVRIDEKAVRAADDSATSWHNPVWRHRDGSFAEW; the protein is encoded by the coding sequence TTGAAAATCAACCGAGTCGAGACCTTCGCCGTCCCGCCGCGCTGGCTGATGTGCCGGATCGAGACGGACGACGGTCTCGTCGGCTGGGGCGAGCCCGTGGTGGAGGGCCGCGCCGACACCGTCCGCGCGGCCGTCCACGAACTCGCCGACCAGTTCCTCGTCGGCGCGGACCCGCTGCGCGTCGAGGACCACTGGCAGCTGATGACCAAGGGCTCGTTCTACCGGGGCGGCCCGGTCCTCTCCAGCGCCGTCGCGGGCCTCGATCAGGCGCTGTGGGACATCGCGGGCCAGGCGTACGACGCGCCCGTGCACCAGCTCCTGGGCGGTCCTGTACGTGAACGGGTGCGCGCCTACTGCTGGGTGGGCGGCGACGAACCGGCCGAGCTGCGCGACCAGATCGCCGAGCAGGCGGCGGCCGGTTTCACGGCGGTCAAGATGAACGGTTCGGGCCGCACCGACCGCCTGCCGACGGTCGCCGACCTCGAAGCGATGGCGACCCGCGCCTCGGTGGCCCGCGAAGTCCTGGGCTCTGATGGGGACTTCGCGGTCGACTTCCACGGCCGGTTCACGGTGGCGGGCGCGGTCCGCGCGGCGGCGGCCCTCGAACCGTACGGCCCGATGTTCGTCGAGGAGCCGGTCCTGCCCGAGTACACGCACCGCATCGGGCGTGTGGTGGAGTCGACGACGACGCCGGTCGCGACGGGCGAGCGGCTGTACTCCCGTACGGAGGTGCTCCCGGCGCTCCAGTCGGGGGTGGCGGTCGTCCAGCCGGACCTCTCGCACGCGGGCGGCATCTCGGAGTCGCGGCGCATCGCCTCGCTCGCCGAGACCTTCGACGCGCTGGTCGCCCCGCACTGCCCATTGGGTCCGATCGCCCTGGCGGCCAGCCTCCAACTCGCCTTCAGCACACCCAACTTCCTCATCCAGGAACAGTCCATCGGCATCCACTACAACAACGGCTCCGAACTCCTCGACTACGTCGCGGACCCCGAGGTCTTCCGCTTCCACGAGGGCCACTTCGCCCGCCCCACCCTGCCGGGCCTCGGCGTACGGATCGACGAGAAGGCGGTCCGCGCGGCGGACGACTCGGCGACGAGCTGGCACAACCCGGTGTGGCGGCACCGGGACGGGTCGTTCGCGGAGTGGTGA
- a CDS encoding RraA family protein translates to MANSFSPETIEAFRSIATASVADAVEQFAARGYLSGTIRQVLPGKLVGPAVTVLEVPSPEPVPPEHALRAIDESAPGDVVCIAAGGADVAVWGGLMSAGAVANGVAGAVLDAGVRDIEEIRRDYPQFPVYARGGVPATTVGRYRTVSLNEPVEMGGTRVYPGDLIVADSDGVVCVPADRVPQVLVAAQEIERREREQTVLILESGSLRGGLEKYHRI, encoded by the coding sequence ATGGCCAACTCCTTCTCCCCCGAGACCATCGAGGCGTTCCGCTCGATCGCCACGGCGTCCGTCGCCGACGCGGTCGAGCAGTTCGCAGCGCGCGGCTATCTCTCCGGCACCATCCGCCAGGTCCTGCCCGGCAAGCTCGTCGGCCCGGCCGTCACCGTCCTGGAGGTTCCCTCGCCCGAGCCCGTCCCGCCGGAGCACGCGCTGCGGGCCATCGACGAGTCGGCGCCGGGCGACGTCGTCTGCATCGCGGCGGGCGGCGCAGACGTCGCGGTGTGGGGCGGCCTGATGAGCGCGGGAGCCGTCGCCAACGGCGTCGCGGGCGCGGTCCTCGACGCGGGGGTGCGCGACATCGAGGAGATCCGCCGCGACTACCCGCAGTTCCCCGTCTACGCCCGCGGCGGCGTGCCGGCCACCACCGTCGGCCGCTACCGCACGGTCAGCCTCAACGAGCCGGTGGAGATGGGCGGTACGCGGGTGTACCCCGGCGACCTGATCGTCGCGGACAGCGACGGCGTGGTGTGCGTGCCCGCCGACCGCGTGCCCCAAGTCCTCGTAGCGGCACAGGAGATCGAGCGGCGGGAGCGCGAACAGACCGTCCTGATCCTGGAATCGGGCTCGCTGCGGGGCGGGCTCGAGAAGTACCACCGGATCTGA
- a CDS encoding carbohydrate ABC transporter permease: MTTSSVKSAQPGAGDSARPTAPPKATGRRRTRRARPDRKAWLFLGPFLAVYLFAMIIPVFYAIYQSLLKVERSGPLGLGAPKVVFGGLDNYAIALQQDAFLEGFGRVLLFGIVQVPVMLLLSLVLALLLDQISDRWAGLMRATYFLPYGIPGVIATILWGFLYVPGISPITEMLGDLGFQPDFLGPDTVLWSIANIVIWEFAGYNMLIIVAQLKSVPQELYEAARIDGAGPWQIALRLKIPLVRPALILTCVFSIIGTMQLFAEPLVLKKIAPAVIPDYTPNLSAYFDAFSNANIYVAAAKSVILAVVAMVLSFGFLSLVTRKQRSER; this comes from the coding sequence ATGACGACATCGTCCGTGAAGTCCGCGCAGCCCGGCGCCGGCGACTCCGCGCGCCCGACCGCGCCCCCGAAGGCCACCGGCCGCCGGCGCACCCGCCGCGCCAGGCCCGACCGCAAGGCGTGGCTGTTCCTCGGCCCGTTCCTCGCGGTCTATCTGTTCGCGATGATCATCCCGGTGTTCTACGCGATCTACCAGAGCCTGCTGAAGGTCGAGCGTTCGGGACCGCTCGGGCTCGGCGCCCCCAAGGTCGTCTTCGGCGGCCTCGACAATTACGCCATCGCTCTCCAGCAGGACGCCTTCCTGGAGGGCTTCGGCCGGGTGCTGCTCTTCGGCATCGTGCAGGTCCCGGTGATGCTGCTGCTCTCGCTCGTCCTCGCGCTGCTGCTCGACCAGATATCCGACCGCTGGGCCGGCCTGATGCGGGCGACGTACTTCCTCCCGTACGGCATCCCCGGCGTCATCGCGACGATCCTGTGGGGCTTCCTGTACGTCCCCGGCATCAGCCCGATCACCGAAATGCTCGGCGACCTGGGCTTCCAGCCGGACTTCCTCGGCCCCGACACCGTGCTGTGGTCCATCGCGAACATCGTGATCTGGGAGTTCGCCGGCTACAACATGCTGATCATCGTCGCCCAGCTGAAGTCCGTCCCGCAGGAGCTGTACGAGGCGGCGAGGATCGACGGGGCGGGCCCCTGGCAGATCGCGCTGCGCCTCAAGATCCCGCTCGTCCGCCCGGCCCTCATCCTCACCTGCGTGTTCTCCATCATCGGCACGATGCAGCTGTTCGCGGAGCCGCTGGTCCTGAAGAAGATCGCGCCGGCCGTCATCCCCGACTACACGCCGAACCTCAGCGCGTACTTCGACGCCTTCTCCAACGCCAACATCTATGTGGCGGCGGCCAAGTCCGTGATCCTCGCGGTGGTCGCGATGGTCCTGTCCTTCGGCTTCCTGAGCCTCGTCACCCGCAAGCAAAGGAGCGAGCGGTGA
- a CDS encoding beta-galactosidase, with the protein MLHFGADYNPEQWSEEVWAEDTRLMKEAGVTMVTAGIFSWAKVEPRSGAYDFDWFDRVMDNLADAGIRVCLATMTASPPPWLSRLHPEMLPETEDGRRKWPGGRQHYCPSSPVYREHATRLVERLATRYAGHPALDTWHIGNEYGCHTRQCYCDVSAADFRRWLRERYGSVDALNEAWSTAFWSQRYDDFDEVLPPRLAPTFANPAQQLDYWRFSDDALRQCYLAEEAVLRRVTPGVPITTNLMPNHKPVDAFAWSEHMDVMALDHYQDPYEPDPHLTAAYNFDLMRSARGGQPWLLLEQAPSAVNWRPRNSPKQPGRMRLWSWQAVAQGADAVLYFQWRQSRGGAEKYHSAMVPHAGTDTRIFREVSDLGRELASVPEIAGTRSTADAALLTDWNSWWALELDSHPSTALNQTEINLAHHRALFDAGVPCDVVPPDRDLSSYKLVVVPNLYLLSQENAERLAEYVEGGGHLVVSFFSGIVDDCDRVELGGYPAHLRRLLGIRTEEFWPLDEGQHLTVSGELTGRADLWSEAIDLEGAEAVAVFEDGELTGRPAVTRHTYGDGTAWYLGTRLEPSALRALLDRVRTEAGVTPVLPDLPEQVQATVREGAAGHFLFLLNHGENEAEVSLPTPMRDRLTAEPEPTTSVSLPAYGVAVLQAQTLH; encoded by the coding sequence ATGCTCCACTTCGGCGCCGACTACAACCCCGAGCAGTGGTCCGAGGAGGTCTGGGCCGAGGACACCCGGCTGATGAAGGAGGCCGGGGTCACCATGGTCACAGCCGGGATCTTCTCCTGGGCCAAGGTCGAACCCCGGTCCGGCGCCTACGACTTCGACTGGTTCGACCGCGTCATGGACAACCTCGCCGACGCGGGGATCCGGGTCTGCCTGGCCACCATGACCGCCTCTCCGCCCCCGTGGCTCTCGCGGCTGCACCCGGAGATGCTCCCGGAGACCGAGGACGGCCGGCGCAAGTGGCCCGGCGGCCGCCAGCACTACTGCCCCTCCAGCCCCGTCTACCGCGAGCACGCCACCCGCCTCGTCGAACGGCTCGCGACCCGCTACGCCGGGCATCCGGCCCTGGACACGTGGCACATCGGCAACGAGTACGGCTGCCACACCCGCCAGTGCTACTGCGACGTGTCCGCCGCCGACTTCCGCCGCTGGCTTCGCGAGCGCTACGGATCCGTGGACGCGCTCAACGAGGCCTGGTCCACGGCCTTCTGGTCGCAGCGCTACGACGACTTCGACGAGGTCCTGCCGCCACGCCTCGCCCCCACCTTCGCCAACCCGGCCCAGCAGCTGGACTATTGGCGCTTCAGCGACGACGCGCTGCGCCAGTGCTACCTCGCCGAGGAGGCCGTGCTGCGTCGCGTCACACCGGGCGTGCCGATCACCACGAACCTGATGCCGAACCACAAGCCGGTCGACGCCTTCGCCTGGTCCGAGCACATGGACGTGATGGCGCTCGACCACTACCAGGATCCGTACGAGCCGGATCCCCATCTCACCGCCGCGTACAACTTCGACCTGATGCGCTCGGCGCGCGGCGGGCAGCCCTGGTTGCTCCTGGAGCAGGCGCCCAGCGCGGTCAACTGGCGGCCGCGCAACAGCCCGAAGCAGCCCGGCCGGATGCGCCTGTGGAGCTGGCAGGCCGTCGCGCAGGGAGCCGACGCGGTCCTCTACTTCCAGTGGCGCCAGTCGCGCGGCGGCGCCGAGAAGTACCACTCGGCGATGGTGCCGCACGCCGGGACCGACACCCGGATCTTCCGCGAAGTGTCGGACCTGGGCCGCGAGTTGGCGTCGGTACCCGAGATCGCGGGGACCCGTTCGACCGCCGACGCCGCGCTCCTCACCGACTGGAACAGCTGGTGGGCCCTCGAGCTGGACTCGCATCCCTCCACGGCCCTGAACCAGACCGAGATCAACCTCGCGCACCACCGCGCCCTGTTCGACGCGGGTGTGCCGTGCGACGTCGTCCCGCCGGACCGCGACCTCTCCTCGTACAAGCTCGTCGTCGTGCCGAACCTGTATCTGCTCAGCCAGGAGAACGCCGAGCGGCTCGCGGAGTACGTCGAGGGCGGCGGACATCTCGTCGTGTCGTTCTTTTCCGGCATCGTCGACGACTGCGACCGGGTCGAACTCGGCGGGTACCCCGCCCACTTGCGGCGACTGCTCGGCATCCGCACGGAGGAGTTCTGGCCGCTCGACGAGGGCCAACACCTCACGGTGAGCGGTGAGTTGACCGGACGCGCCGATCTGTGGTCCGAGGCCATCGACCTGGAGGGCGCCGAAGCCGTCGCCGTCTTCGAGGACGGCGAGCTCACGGGCCGCCCCGCCGTCACCCGCCACACGTATGGCGACGGCACCGCCTGGTACCTCGGCACCCGCCTCGAACCGTCCGCGCTGCGGGCCCTGTTGGACCGGGTGCGCACGGAGGCCGGAGTCACCCCCGTCCTGCCGGACCTGCCCGAGCAGGTACAGGCCACCGTCCGCGAAGGCGCGGCCGGCCACTTCCTGTTCCTGCTCAACCACGGTGAAAACGAGGCAGAGGTCTCTCTTCCGACCCCCATGCGGGACCGCCTCACCGCCGAGCCGGAGCCCACCACCAGCGTGTCTCTACCGGCGTACGGCGTCGCCGTGCTCCAGGCCCAGACGTTGCACTGA
- a CDS encoding SDR family NAD(P)-dependent oxidoreductase, with translation MHQDEVAGPGGRTVVVTGGTSGIGAAIARRFAADGDEVVVAGLDADRCAGELPTAVRAVELDVTRAEALSAFLDGLDGLDVLVNAAGVIARGREYKPEVFAEVVGVNLTGTMRSCVAARKALADTGGCIVNVASMLSYFGGPKVPAYSSSKGGVMQLTKSLAVAWADQGIRVNAVAPGWIRTPLTRDLQEDPENSRRIIDRTPMGRWGTPAEIAGAVAFLAGPDAGFITGAVLAVDGGYLAA, from the coding sequence GTGCACCAGGACGAGGTGGCGGGGCCCGGCGGGCGGACCGTGGTGGTCACCGGTGGCACCAGCGGCATCGGTGCCGCGATCGCTCGGCGCTTCGCCGCCGACGGGGACGAGGTCGTCGTCGCGGGTCTCGACGCGGACCGGTGCGCCGGTGAACTCCCCACAGCCGTACGGGCCGTGGAACTCGACGTCACACGGGCGGAGGCGCTGAGCGCCTTCCTGGACGGGCTCGACGGGCTCGACGTGCTGGTCAACGCGGCCGGGGTGATCGCCCGCGGCCGGGAGTACAAACCGGAGGTCTTCGCCGAAGTCGTCGGCGTCAACCTCACCGGGACGATGCGCAGTTGCGTCGCGGCCCGCAAGGCGCTCGCCGACACCGGCGGCTGCATCGTCAACGTCGCCTCCATGCTGAGCTACTTCGGCGGCCCCAAGGTGCCCGCGTACAGCTCCAGCAAGGGCGGGGTGATGCAACTGACGAAGTCCCTCGCCGTCGCCTGGGCCGACCAGGGGATCCGGGTCAACGCGGTGGCGCCCGGCTGGATCCGCACCCCGCTCACCCGTGACCTTCAGGAGGACCCGGAGAACAGCCGACGCATCATCGACCGCACCCCGATGGGGCGTTGGGGCACACCCGCCGAGATCGCGGGGGCCGTCGCGTTCCTCGCGGGCCCGGACGCCGGGTTCATCACGGGGGCCGTGCTCGCGGTGGACGGCGGCTATCTCGCCGCGTGA
- a CDS encoding ABC transporter substrate-binding protein, protein MPQPTTRRKVLTWATAAAAAPALAACGESAGAARMTKDHGRKPGQKVTLRLWTWVPLQKAVALWNKRNPDIQVVAQMVPANTSGGYQKMHAAVKAGNPPDLAQVEYYALPEFMLEGGLTNLSEYGADKLKDSYVDWQWKQGVFSGGTYAIPQASGPMGLFYRKDVLEKWDIEAPKTWDEYRAAAKKAKKRGSYITAFPPSNAQWFASFPWQRGAHWVRTEGDTWIVDLTSPESLEVADYWDGMVRDRFVLQTQDAQSAFYKALQTGELVTWPGAQWYDALIRGNAPRTKGKWAVSELPQWEAGAHASSNWGGSSTAVLQGSQHPVEALKVAHWLNTNPDSMKLLIEAGYGWPAAKIDLPKSPLGKPDPFFSGQRYNEVFQVSDRNVDTSWRYAPTTTQSFTHIQDNLALALVGKGSFVDALKDAQTKFVDDLKAKGLKARSAR, encoded by the coding sequence ATGCCCCAACCAACCACCCGCCGAAAGGTCCTCACGTGGGCCACCGCCGCAGCCGCGGCCCCCGCCCTCGCGGCCTGCGGTGAATCCGCCGGCGCCGCCCGCATGACGAAGGACCACGGCCGCAAGCCGGGCCAGAAGGTCACCCTCAGGCTCTGGACCTGGGTCCCGCTGCAGAAGGCGGTCGCGCTGTGGAACAAGCGCAACCCGGACATCCAGGTCGTCGCCCAGATGGTGCCCGCCAACACCTCCGGCGGCTACCAGAAGATGCACGCCGCCGTGAAGGCCGGCAACCCGCCGGACCTCGCCCAGGTCGAGTACTACGCGCTGCCCGAGTTCATGCTCGAGGGCGGCCTGACGAACCTGAGCGAGTACGGCGCGGACAAGCTCAAGGACAGTTACGTCGACTGGCAGTGGAAGCAGGGCGTCTTCTCGGGCGGCACGTACGCGATCCCGCAGGCCTCGGGCCCCATGGGTCTCTTCTACCGCAAGGACGTCCTGGAGAAGTGGGACATCGAGGCCCCCAAAACCTGGGACGAGTACCGCGCCGCCGCGAAGAAGGCCAAGAAGCGGGGCTCGTACATCACGGCCTTCCCGCCCTCCAACGCCCAGTGGTTCGCCAGCTTCCCCTGGCAGCGCGGCGCCCACTGGGTGCGCACCGAAGGTGACACCTGGATCGTCGACCTGACTTCCCCGGAGTCCCTCGAGGTCGCCGACTACTGGGACGGCATGGTGCGCGACCGCTTCGTGCTCCAGACGCAGGACGCGCAGAGCGCCTTCTACAAGGCGCTGCAGACCGGGGAGCTGGTGACCTGGCCGGGCGCGCAGTGGTACGACGCGCTGATCCGCGGCAACGCCCCGCGCACCAAGGGCAAGTGGGCGGTGTCCGAACTGCCGCAGTGGGAGGCGGGCGCGCACGCCTCCTCCAACTGGGGCGGCTCCTCCACCGCGGTCCTCCAGGGCTCCCAGCACCCGGTCGAGGCGCTGAAGGTGGCGCACTGGCTGAACACGAACCCGGACAGCATGAAGCTGCTGATCGAGGCCGGGTACGGCTGGCCCGCCGCCAAGATCGACCTGCCGAAATCGCCGCTGGGTAAGCCCGACCCGTTCTTCAGCGGCCAGCGCTACAACGAGGTCTTCCAGGTCTCCGACCGCAACGTCGACACGTCCTGGCGGTACGCGCCGACCACCACGCAGTCCTTCACGCACATCCAGGACAACCTGGCGCTCGCCCTCGTGGGCAAGGGCTCGTTCGTGGACGCGCTGAAGGACGCGCAGACCAAGTTCGTCGACGACCTCAAGGCCAAGGGACTCAAGGCGAGGAGCGCACGATGA